From Marmota flaviventris isolate mMarFla1 chromosome X, mMarFla1.hap1, whole genome shotgun sequence, the proteins below share one genomic window:
- the Or13h1 gene encoding olfactory receptor 13H1 — translation MAKDNDTAEFGFFLIGISNYPEWRDTFFTMLLITYLCTLLGNGLIIFLIHFDPHLHTPMYFFLSNLSFLDLCYGTASMPQALVHCFSIHPYLSYSQCFTQMSVSLALATAECLLLAVMAYDRVVAISNPLRYSMVMNGPVCLWLAVTLWGVSVVLSAMLVLSLRLRFCGANVINHFVCEILSLLKLACSNTSVNELMILITGIFTLLLPFGFVLLSYVRIVAAVLRIRSSQGKFKAFSTCGSHLTVVTIFYGTTISMYIKPQSKSSPDQDKFISVFYGALTPMLNPLIYSLRNKDVKGAMRKVMAKMA, via the coding sequence ATGGCCAAGGACAATGACACAGCGGAGTTTGGGTTTTTTCTCATTGGCATCTCTAACTATCCTGAGTGGAGAGACACATTTTTCACCATGCTGCTGATAACTTACCTCTGCACATTGTTGGGGAATGGACTTATCATCTTTCTAATCCACTTTGATCCCCACCTCCACACTCCAATGTATTTCTTCCTTAGTAACCTGTCTTTCTTAGACCTTTGCTATGGAACAGCCTCCATGCCTCAGGCCTTAGTGCATTGTTTCTCTATCCATCCCTACCTCTCTTACTCACAATGTTTCACCCAAATGAGTGTCTCCTTAGCCTTAGCCACAGCAGAATGTCTTCTACTGGCTGTCATGGCCTATGACCGTGTGGTTGCTATCAGTAATCCCCTGCGCTATTCCATGGTCATGAATGGCCCAGTGTGCCTTTGGCTGGCTGTGACCTTGTGGGGGGTATCAGTGGTACTCAGTGCCATGCTTGTCTTATCCCTGAGGCTTCGCTTCTGTGGGGCTAATGTCATCAACCATTTTGTCTGTGAGATTCTCTCCCTCCTTAAGCTGGCATGTTCTAATACCAGCGTCAATGAGCTTATGATCCTCATCACTGGTATCTTCACTCTACTTCTACCCTTTGGGTTTGTCCTCCTCTCCTATGTCCGAATTGTTGCTGCTGTCCTGAGGATTCGCTCATCCCAGGGAAAGTTCAAGGCCTTTTCTACTTGTGGTTCTCACCTGACTGTGGTGACAATCTTCTATGGCACAACCATCTCCATGTATATAAAACCTCAGTCCAAGTCCTCCCCTGACCAGGACAAGTTTATCTCAGTGTTTTATGGGGCTTTGACACCCATGCTGAATCCTCTGATATatagcctgaggaacaaggatgtTAAAGGGGCAATGAGGAAAGTTATGGCAAAAATGGCATAA